One segment of Vidua macroura isolate BioBank_ID:100142 chromosome 24, ASM2450914v1, whole genome shotgun sequence DNA contains the following:
- the TSHB gene encoding thyrotropin subunit beta: MSPFFVMSLLFGLIFGQTASLCAPSEYTIHVEKRECAYCLAINTTICAGFCMTRDSNGKKLLLRSALSQNVCTYKEMLYRTALIPGCPHHTSPYYSYPVAVSCKCGKCNTDYSDCVRDRVRTNYCTKPQKLCNL; the protein is encoded by the exons ATGAGTCCCTTCTTTGTGATGTCTCTGCTCTTTGGCCTGATTTTTGGACAAACAGCATCGCTCTGTGCTCCCTCTGAGTACACAATCCATGTGGAGAAACGGGAATGTGCCTATTGCCTGGCCATCAACACCACCATCTGCGCTGGATTCTGCATGACTCGG GACAGCAACGGCAAgaagctgctcctcaggagTGCTCTGTCCCAGAACGTGTGCACGTACAAAGAGATGCTGTACCGGACAGCGCTGATCCCGGGCTGCCCTCACCACACCAGCCCCTACTACTCCTACCCCGTGGCTGTGAGCTGCAAGTGTGGCAAGTGCAACACTGACTACAGTGACTGTGTCCGTGACAGGGTCAGGACAAACTACTGCACTAAGCCACAGAAGCTCTGTAACCTGTAA